In Streptomyces thermolilacinus SPC6, a single genomic region encodes these proteins:
- a CDS encoding VOC family protein, producing the protein MTSSALTSFYPVLCSERIDESVDFYRTHFGFETTYTSDWYVSLRRPEPPHHELALVSADHPTVPDGYRRPAGGLLLNFEVADVDAEYARLVRQAGLRVALDLRSEDFGQRHFIVAAPDGVLVDVITPIAPTGEYADAYQDGSGTVA; encoded by the coding sequence ATGACCTCCTCGGCTCTGACCAGCTTCTACCCGGTGCTCTGCAGCGAACGGATCGACGAATCCGTGGACTTCTACCGCACCCACTTCGGGTTCGAGACGACCTACACGAGCGATTGGTACGTCAGTCTGCGTCGGCCCGAACCGCCGCACCACGAACTGGCGTTGGTCTCGGCGGACCACCCCACCGTGCCCGACGGCTACCGGCGCCCCGCCGGGGGCCTCCTCCTCAACTTCGAGGTGGCGGACGTCGACGCCGAGTACGCGCGGCTGGTGCGGCAGGCCGGGCTCCGGGTCGCACTCGACCTGCGCAGCGAGGACTTCGGCCAGCGCCACTTCATCGTGGCCGCCCCGGACGGCGTCCTGGTGGACGTCATCACCCCCATCGCCCCCACCGGCGAGTACGCGGACGCCTACCAGGACGGCTCCGGCACCGTGGCATGA